In Anaerobranca californiensis DSM 14826, the following are encoded in one genomic region:
- the rpsD gene encoding 30S ribosomal protein S4: MARYTGAVCRLCRREGTKLFLKGERCYTPKCAIERRNYAPGQHGQNRKKLSEYGVQLREKQKLRRIYGVAEKQFRNYFKEANRRQGVTGETLLQILESRLDNVVFRLGFATSRTEARQLVTHGHFTVNGKKVDIPSYLTKPGDVIEVKEKSKESPKFKDLREFAATQNLVSWLERDAEALRGRVLAVPSRDEIDVPVAEHLIVELYSR, from the coding sequence ATGGCAAGATATACAGGAGCTGTATGTAGACTTTGCCGTAGAGAAGGTACTAAACTTTTCTTAAAAGGCGAAAGATGCTACACACCCAAATGTGCAATAGAGCGTCGTAACTATGCCCCAGGTCAACATGGGCAAAATAGAAAAAAACTTTCTGAGTACGGTGTTCAATTAAGGGAAAAACAAAAATTACGTCGTATTTATGGTGTTGCAGAAAAGCAATTCCGTAACTACTTTAAAGAAGCAAATAGAAGACAAGGGGTTACAGGTGAAACCTTACTTCAAATTCTTGAAAGTCGTCTAGATAATGTTGTATTCCGCTTAGGATTTGCAACTTCTAGAACTGAGGCTAGACAACTAGTTACCCACGGTCACTTTACTGTAAATGGTAAAAAAGTTGACATCCCATCATATTTAACTAAACCAGGGGATGTTATTGAAGTTAAAGAAAAATCTAAAGAATCTCCAAAGTTCAAGGACTTAAGGGAATTCGCTGCTACCCAAAACTTAGTTTCTTGGTTAGAAAGAGATGCAGAAGCTCTAAGAGGAAGAGTTTTAGCAGTTCCATCTAGAGATGAAATCGATGTACCAGTAGCAGAACATCTAATTGTTGAGCTTTACTCAAGATAA
- the rpsK gene encoding 30S ribosomal protein S11, with amino-acid sequence MARRTSTRPRRRERKNIERGIAHIHSTFNNTIVTISDVAGNTISWSSAGAMGFKGSRKSTPFAAQTAAEAAAKAAMEHGLKQVDVTVKGPGSGREAAIRSLQAAGLEVIGIKDVTPIPHNGCRPPKRRRV; translated from the coding sequence ATGGCACGTAGAACTTCTACTCGTCCAAGACGTAGAGAGCGGAAAAATATTGAGCGTGGCATAGCCCACATTCATTCCACCTTTAACAATACAATAGTTACCATTTCCGATGTTGCTGGTAACACTATTTCTTGGTCCAGCGCTGGTGCTATGGGTTTCAAAGGCTCTAGGAAAAGCACTCCTTTCGCTGCTCAAACTGCAGCAGAAGCAGCGGCTAAAGCGGCAATGGAACATGGCTTAAAGCAGGTTGACGTTACCGTAAAAGGTCCAGGTAGCGGAAGGGAAGCTGCAATTCGTTCATTACAAGCAGCAGGTTTAGAGGTAATTGGAATTAAAGATGTAACTCCAATTCCCCACAATGGTTGCCGCCCACCAAAAAGGCGTCGTGTATAG
- the rpsM gene encoding 30S ribosomal protein S13 has product MARISGVDIPREKRVEIALTYIYGIGRKTSNQILQQLNINPDTRVKDLTEDEINRLRETIDKNYKVEGDLRREVAMNIKRLIEIGCYRGRRHRMGLPVRGQRTKTNARTRKGPKRTVGAKRKK; this is encoded by the coding sequence ATGGCAAGGATTTCTGGTGTTGACATACCAAGAGAGAAAAGGGTAGAAATAGCCTTAACATATATCTACGGAATAGGTAGAAAAACCTCTAACCAAATTTTACAGCAATTGAATATTAACCCTGATACAAGGGTTAAAGACTTAACTGAAGATGAAATAAATAGGTTAAGGGAAACAATTGATAAAAATTATAAGGTAGAGGGAGATCTTCGTCGCGAAGTTGCGATGAACATCAAAAGGCTGATTGAAATTGGTTGTTATAGGGGACGCCGTCACCGTATGGGGTTACCTGTAAGAGGTCAAAGAACTAAAACTAATGCTCGTACCCGTAAAGGTCCAAAGAGAACTGTTGGTGCAAAACGTAAAAAATAG
- the rpmJ gene encoding 50S ribosomal protein L36: protein MKVRPSVKPICEKCKIIKRKGVVMVICENPKHKQKQG from the coding sequence ATGAAAGTGAGACCATCGGTTAAACCAATTTGTGAAAAATGCAAGATAATCAAAAGAAAAGGTGTAGTAATGGTTATCTGCGAAAATCCAAAACATAAACAAAAACAAGGCTAG
- the infA gene encoding translation initiation factor IF-1: MSKQDVIEVEGKVLEALPNATFKVELENGHVILAHISGKLRMNFIRILPGDIVTVELSPYDLTKGRITYRGQRR; the protein is encoded by the coding sequence ATGTCTAAACAAGATGTTATCGAAGTAGAAGGTAAGGTTTTAGAAGCCCTACCAAATGCTACTTTTAAAGTTGAGCTGGAAAACGGGCACGTTATTTTAGCTCATATATCAGGTAAATTGCGAATGAATTTTATCCGGATATTACCAGGTGATATAGTTACCGTTGAGCTGTCTCCATATGACCTAACCAAGGGAAGGATTACTTATAGGGGACAAAGGAGGTAG
- a CDS encoding KOW domain-containing RNA-binding protein codes for MDNVHKGILVRSKQGRDKDKIYLVLDVKEERAYLVDGKVRPIKRPKAKNLKHIVPVSKKIFTEVLNNLTDEKIAHLISTFEQNDN; via the coding sequence ATGGACAACGTTCATAAAGGTATTTTAGTTCGATCAAAACAAGGTAGGGATAAAGATAAAATATATCTGGTTTTAGATGTTAAGGAGGAAAGGGCTTACTTAGTAGATGGTAAAGTCCGTCCTATTAAAAGACCCAAGGCTAAAAATCTCAAGCACATCGTACCCGTTAGCAAAAAGATTTTTACAGAAGTCCTTAACAATCTAACAGATGAAAAAATAGCCCACTTAATAAGTACCTTTGAACAAAATGATAACTAA
- the map gene encoding type I methionyl aminopeptidase, with protein sequence MIIIKSIREIEYLREAGRITAGAHKEVAKYIKPGISTKELDYIVEEYLRAQGAEPAFKGYHGFPASICASVNEEVVHGIPGVKTLKDGDIISIDIGAKVNGYYGDAAVTYPVGKISDEVQRLLDVTSQALYEGIAKAVPGNRLSDISAAIGTFVEERGFSVVREYTGHGIGQSMHEDPQIPNFGIPGKGPRLKAGMVFAIEPMVNMGTHRVKTLRDGWTVVTLDNKPSAHFEHTIVITEDGPEILTAID encoded by the coding sequence ATGATAATCATTAAATCCATAAGGGAAATTGAATACCTGCGGGAAGCCGGGAGGATAACCGCAGGTGCCCATAAAGAAGTAGCAAAATACATTAAACCAGGTATATCCACTAAAGAGTTAGACTATATAGTGGAAGAATACCTCCGAGCCCAAGGGGCTGAACCGGCCTTTAAAGGTTATCATGGGTTTCCCGCTAGTATCTGCGCATCGGTAAACGAAGAAGTTGTTCATGGAATACCTGGGGTTAAAACCTTAAAAGATGGGGATATTATTAGTATTGATATAGGTGCTAAGGTTAATGGTTATTATGGCGATGCTGCAGTAACCTACCCTGTAGGCAAAATTTCAGATGAAGTACAAAGGTTGTTAGATGTAACCAGTCAAGCTCTCTACGAAGGGATTGCCAAAGCAGTACCTGGTAACAGGTTATCAGACATATCTGCTGCTATCGGTACATTTGTAGAAGAGAGAGGATTCTCAGTAGTCAGGGAATATACTGGACACGGTATAGGCCAAAGTATGCATGAAGATCCTCAAATCCCGAACTTTGGAATACCTGGGAAAGGTCCAAGACTAAAGGCAGGAATGGTTTTTGCCATTGAACCTATGGTTAATATGGGAACTCATCGGGTAAAGACATTGAGAGACGGTTGGACAGTAGTTACTTTAGATAACAAACCATCGGCCCACTTTGAACATACAATTGTAATCACAGAAGATGGACCGGAAATTTTAACTGCTATTGATTGA
- a CDS encoding adenylate kinase: MRLILLGPPGAGKGTQAVSIAETYSIPHISTGDIFRQALKDQTPLGMKAKEYMDKGQLVPDDIVIGIVQERLEGKDCEKGFLLDGFPRTTEQAKALDTILEGKGTPITYCINIEVPFDQLILRLTGRRVCKNCGATYHILFNKSNEEGICDKCGGELYQRADDSESTARERLAVYQKQTAPLIEYYERIGKLVTINGLQSIDKVFNDIKDALRGSYNDNH; encoded by the coding sequence ATGAGATTAATACTATTAGGACCGCCGGGGGCTGGGAAAGGTACTCAGGCAGTGTCCATAGCAGAAACCTATAGTATACCCCATATTTCTACTGGTGATATATTTCGTCAAGCCCTTAAAGATCAAACACCCCTAGGGATGAAAGCAAAAGAGTATATGGATAAAGGGCAATTAGTTCCCGATGATATCGTTATTGGTATCGTGCAAGAAAGACTAGAAGGAAAAGACTGTGAAAAGGGCTTCCTTCTAGATGGTTTTCCAAGGACAACGGAACAAGCAAAAGCTTTGGATACTATCTTGGAAGGTAAAGGCACCCCAATTACTTATTGTATTAACATTGAAGTTCCCTTTGACCAGCTAATTTTAAGACTTACTGGTAGAAGGGTATGTAAAAATTGTGGTGCCACCTACCACATCCTATTTAATAAATCCAATGAAGAAGGAATTTGTGATAAATGTGGTGGTGAGCTCTACCAACGGGCCGATGATAGCGAAAGTACCGCAAGGGAGCGTTTGGCAGTTTATCAAAAACAGACTGCCCCCCTCATTGAGTACTACGAAAGAATCGGTAAGTTGGTCACTATAAACGGTCTTCAGTCTATTGACAAAGTATTTAATGACATTAAAGATGCCTTGCGAGGTAGCTATAATGATAATCATTAA
- the secY gene encoding preprotein translocase subunit SecY, with amino-acid sequence MQYVETLRNAWKIKDLRKKIIFTLAMLVVFRLGSFVPVPGIDAKGIADQIGRGGLFGLFDVFSGGALSNFSIFAMGIMPYINASIITQLLTVVIPTFEEWSKEGEEGRKKLNQVIRYLTVGLGTIQGIFISLNFRNMIPGYRLMTSFERFGSIALIVISLTAGTAFLMWLGEQITEKGIGNGISLLIFAGIISRFPIMILQFAEYVRVGEANILDALILLVVILAVLIGIIFIQEGERRIPVQYAKRVVGRKMYGGQSTHIPLKVNQAGVIPVIFATSLLLFPATIGQFWSNPILLAIANFFDVSRVSGQILQALLIVFFAYFYTAITVNPGELAENMKKNGGFIPGIRPGKPTSAYIEKILTRITLVGALFLALIVVIPFAISNLIGFSIGIGGTSLLIVVGVALETMKQIEAQLLMRHYKGFMG; translated from the coding sequence ATGCAGTATGTGGAGACACTTAGAAACGCTTGGAAAATCAAAGATTTAAGGAAAAAAATAATTTTTACATTAGCAATGTTAGTTGTTTTTCGACTTGGATCTTTCGTTCCAGTACCTGGCATTGATGCTAAAGGGATTGCAGACCAAATTGGTAGAGGGGGCCTATTCGGATTATTTGATGTTTTTTCTGGTGGTGCTCTTTCTAATTTCTCAATCTTTGCCATGGGTATAATGCCCTACATCAATGCATCCATTATTACACAATTGCTAACTGTTGTAATCCCAACCTTTGAAGAATGGTCAAAGGAAGGGGAAGAGGGCAGGAAAAAACTAAACCAAGTTATTAGGTATTTGACGGTAGGTTTGGGAACAATTCAAGGTATCTTCATTAGTTTAAACTTTAGGAATATGATTCCAGGTTATAGACTAATGACATCCTTTGAAAGATTCGGTTCCATAGCCCTTATTGTCATCTCCTTAACAGCAGGAACTGCCTTTTTAATGTGGTTAGGGGAACAAATTACAGAAAAGGGTATTGGTAATGGAATTTCCCTACTTATCTTCGCAGGTATTATTTCAAGGTTTCCCATCATGATTCTCCAATTTGCTGAATATGTGAGGGTAGGGGAAGCTAATATTTTGGATGCGTTAATTTTACTAGTGGTAATTCTGGCAGTACTAATAGGAATTATCTTTATCCAAGAAGGTGAAAGGAGAATTCCAGTACAGTATGCTAAGAGGGTAGTAGGCCGTAAAATGTATGGAGGCCAATCCACCCACATACCACTAAAAGTTAACCAAGCCGGTGTAATACCTGTAATTTTTGCCACATCACTTTTACTATTCCCTGCAACCATTGGCCAGTTCTGGAGTAATCCAATACTTTTAGCAATAGCTAATTTCTTTGATGTCTCCAGAGTATCAGGTCAAATTTTACAAGCTCTGTTAATAGTGTTCTTTGCTTACTTCTATACAGCAATCACTGTTAATCCAGGAGAGTTGGCAGAAAACATGAAGAAAAATGGAGGTTTTATTCCTGGTATTAGACCTGGAAAACCTACATCTGCATATATTGAAAAAATACTAACAAGAATAACTTTAGTAGGTGCGTTATTTTTGGCTTTAATAGTTGTGATACCCTTTGCAATTAGTAATTTAATTGGTTTTTCAATTGGTATTGGAGGTACATCATTGCTAATTGTAGTAGGTGTTGCCTTAGAAACTATGAAGCAAATTGAAGCACAATTACTCATGAGGCATTATAAAGGTTTCATGGGTTAA
- the rplO gene encoding 50S ribosomal protein L15, whose amino-acid sequence MNLHELKPAKGSRTVAKRKGQGIGSGNGKTAGRGQKGQKSRSGGGVRPGFEGGQMPLQQRVPKRGFTNVFKTQWAIVNVSDLNTFAADTVVTPELLIEKGIIKKIADGVKVLGNGELEVKLTVKAHKFSKSAVEKIEALGGTVEVI is encoded by the coding sequence ATGAACTTACATGAATTAAAACCTGCAAAGGGATCTCGTACTGTAGCTAAAAGAAAAGGTCAAGGTATTGGATCTGGAAATGGTAAAACTGCAGGTAGAGGACAAAAAGGACAAAAATCAAGGAGTGGTGGTGGAGTTCGCCCAGGTTTTGAAGGTGGACAAATGCCATTACAACAAAGGGTACCCAAAAGAGGTTTTACTAACGTATTTAAGACCCAATGGGCAATAGTGAACGTATCAGACCTTAATACTTTCGCAGCAGACACCGTAGTTACCCCTGAGTTACTAATTGAAAAAGGTATTATCAAAAAAATAGCCGATGGGGTAAAAGTTCTTGGAAACGGCGAACTTGAGGTGAAACTTACTGTAAAGGCCCATAAGTTTAGCAAGTCTGCTGTTGAGAAGATTGAGGCTCTTGGCGGCACTGTTGAGGTGATATAG
- the rpmD gene encoding 50S ribosomal protein L30, whose protein sequence is MAKSLKIKLVRSLIGRSKDQRLVAQALGLKKLQQEVVQPDNPQIRGMVEKISHLLKVEEVN, encoded by the coding sequence ATGGCTAAATCACTAAAGATTAAATTGGTGAGAAGTTTAATCGGCCGCTCTAAAGACCAAAGGCTAGTAGCCCAAGCCCTAGGCCTTAAGAAACTTCAACAAGAGGTTGTGCAGCCAGACAACCCACAAATTAGAGGTATGGTAGAAAAGATTTCTCATCTTTTAAAAGTAGAAGAAGTTAACTAA
- the rpsE gene encoding 30S ribosomal protein S5: MKRIDPSTLDLSEKVVNINRVAKVVKGGRRFSFSAQVVVGDGKGHVGAGIGKASEVPEAIRKGVEDAKKNLIKVPLVGTTIPHEVIGKFGAGTVLLKPASEGTGVIAGGPVRAVLELAGVGDILTKSLGSSNSLNMVNATIAGLKQLKTAEEVAKLRGKTVDEILG, from the coding sequence ATGAAACGTATTGACCCTAGTACATTGGATCTCTCTGAAAAAGTTGTTAATATAAACCGTGTTGCTAAGGTTGTTAAAGGTGGTCGTCGTTTTAGCTTCAGTGCCCAGGTTGTTGTTGGTGACGGTAAAGGTCACGTAGGTGCAGGTATTGGAAAGGCTAGTGAAGTACCTGAAGCTATCCGTAAAGGTGTTGAAGATGCTAAAAAGAACTTAATTAAAGTTCCTTTAGTAGGCACAACAATTCCCCACGAGGTAATTGGTAAATTCGGAGCAGGTACTGTTCTATTAAAACCTGCATCAGAAGGTACAGGAGTTATCGCTGGTGGACCAGTACGTGCGGTACTAGAACTTGCTGGAGTAGGCGATATCTTAACTAAATCTTTAGGGTCTTCTAACTCCCTAAACATGGTAAATGCAACAATCGCTGGATTAAAGCAACTTAAGACTGCTGAAGAAGTGGCGAAGCTTCGCGGAAAAACAGTAGATGAAATATTAGGATAG
- the rplR gene encoding 50S ribosomal protein L18 encodes MITKVSKNASRLKRHRRARKNLHGTPERPRLNVFRSLKNIYAQVIDDTTGHTLVSASTLDTEFKGRGGNVEAAKAVGTLIAQRALEKGIKAVVFDRGGYIYHGRVKALAEAAREAGLEF; translated from the coding sequence GTGATAACTAAAGTAAGCAAAAATGCTTCAAGGCTAAAACGTCACAGGAGAGCACGGAAAAACTTACATGGTACTCCTGAGCGCCCAAGGTTAAACGTTTTCCGTAGTTTGAAAAACATCTACGCCCAAGTCATAGATGACACTACCGGTCACACCCTTGTTTCTGCCTCAACATTAGATACTGAATTTAAAGGTAGAGGCGGAAACGTTGAAGCTGCTAAAGCTGTAGGTACTCTAATTGCTCAAAGGGCTTTAGAGAAGGGTATTAAAGCCGTTGTTTTTGATAGAGGTGGATATATATATCACGGTCGTGTAAAAGCTCTAGCAGAAGCAGCTAGGGAAGCAGGACTAGAATTCTAA
- the rplF gene encoding 50S ribosomal protein L6, producing the protein MSRIGKKPVVIPQGVEVKIDGNNVVTVKGPKGQLTKSFSPEMNIVVEEGNVVVTTPSNDKKHRSLHGLTRTLIANMVEGVTQGFFKNLELVGVGYRAQLQGNKLVLSMGYSHPVEFVAPEGITFEVPAQTKITVRGIDKQLVGQIAAEIRSVREPEPYLGKGIRYEGENVRRKEGKTGKK; encoded by the coding sequence ATGTCTCGTATTGGTAAAAAACCTGTTGTAATCCCACAAGGGGTTGAAGTTAAAATAGATGGAAACAATGTGGTAACCGTTAAAGGTCCTAAGGGCCAATTAACAAAAAGTTTTTCACCTGAAATGAATATAGTGGTAGAAGAAGGTAATGTTGTTGTTACTACTCCTTCAAACGATAAAAAACATCGTTCTTTACATGGATTAACTAGAACATTGATCGCCAACATGGTTGAAGGAGTAACTCAAGGCTTCTTTAAAAACCTAGAACTTGTTGGTGTAGGTTACAGGGCTCAATTACAAGGCAATAAATTGGTATTAAGCATGGGTTATTCCCATCCAGTGGAATTTGTAGCTCCTGAAGGAATTACCTTTGAGGTACCTGCCCAAACCAAAATTACCGTAAGGGGTATTGATAAGCAACTAGTTGGTCAAATTGCCGCTGAAATCCGTTCTGTAAGGGAGCCTGAGCCATACTTAGGTAAAGGTATTCGTTATGAAGGTGAAAATGTCCGTCGTAAAGAAGGTAAAACTGGTAAGAAATAA
- the rpsH gene encoding 30S ribosomal protein S8 has protein sequence MTMTDPIADMLTRIRNANMALHPVVEIPGSKIKRNLAEILKAEGFIKDYEWIEDNKQGILRIHLKYGANRQRVITGLKRISKPGLRVYAGKDELPKVLGGLGIAVISTSQGLVTDKVARKLGVGGEVICYVW, from the coding sequence ATGACTATGACTGATCCTATTGCAGATATGCTTACTAGGATAAGAAATGCTAATATGGCATTACACCCTGTAGTGGAGATTCCTGGATCAAAAATTAAAAGAAATCTTGCTGAAATTTTAAAGGCAGAAGGTTTCATTAAGGATTATGAGTGGATCGAAGACAACAAACAGGGGATTTTAAGAATACACTTAAAGTATGGTGCAAATCGCCAAAGAGTTATAACTGGCTTAAAAAGAATTAGTAAGCCAGGGTTAAGGGTGTATGCTGGTAAAGATGAATTGCCTAAAGTACTAGGTGGTTTAGGAATTGCAGTGATTTCTACCTCCCAAGGACTTGTAACTGATAAAGTTGCTAGAAAATTAGGTGTTGGTGGAGAAGTAATCTGCTACGTATGGTAA
- a CDS encoding type Z 30S ribosomal protein S14, translating into MAKKSMIAKQQRTPKFKVRKYNRCKLCGRPHAYLRDFGMCRICFRELAYKGEIPGVKKASW; encoded by the coding sequence GTGGCAAAAAAATCAATGATTGCTAAGCAACAGCGCACTCCTAAGTTTAAGGTTAGAAAATATAACCGTTGTAAACTGTGCGGTCGTCCCCATGCATACCTAAGAGATTTTGGTATGTGTCGTATATGTTTCCGTGAATTAGCTTATAAAGGTGAAATTCCCGGAGTTAAAAAAGCAAGCTGGTAA
- the rplE gene encoding 50S ribosomal protein L5 produces MARLKEVYQKEIVPALMDKFGYKSIMQVPRIEKIVINMGVGEAKDNPKALEGAVSDLAAITGQKPVVTKAKKAIAGFKIREGMAIGAKVTLRGERMYEFLDRLLNIALPRVRDFRGVSPTAFDGRGNYTLGIKEQLIFPEIDYDKVDKVRGMDIVFVTTAKTDEEAREMLRAFGMPFRS; encoded by the coding sequence GTGGCTAGACTAAAAGAAGTTTATCAAAAAGAAATAGTTCCAGCATTGATGGACAAATTCGGATATAAAAGTATTATGCAAGTGCCCCGTATAGAAAAAATCGTCATTAATATGGGCGTAGGGGAAGCTAAAGATAATCCTAAAGCCCTTGAAGGGGCAGTAAGTGATTTGGCTGCAATAACTGGTCAAAAGCCTGTAGTAACTAAAGCTAAAAAAGCTATTGCAGGTTTTAAGATTAGGGAAGGCATGGCCATAGGTGCAAAGGTAACCCTAAGGGGCGAAAGAATGTATGAGTTTTTAGATAGATTGTTAAATATCGCTCTTCCAAGGGTTAGAGACTTCAGAGGAGTATCTCCAACAGCCTTCGATGGTAGAGGTAACTACACTCTAGGTATTAAAGAGCAGTTAATATTCCCTGAAATCGATTATGATAAAGTAGATAAAGTTCGTGGTATGGATATCGTCTTTGTAACTACTGCTAAAACAGACGAAGAAGCTCGTGAAATGTTAAGAGCTTTTGGTATGCCTTTTAGATCCTAA
- the rplX gene encoding 50S ribosomal protein L24, producing the protein MTPKVHVKSGDKVVVLSGKDKGKQGKILTVFPKESRVIVEGVNIVKRHTKPNRQNQQGGIIEKEAPINSSNVMLVCPRCNKPTRIAKKFLQDGQKVRQCKKCNEVIDK; encoded by the coding sequence ATGACTCCTAAAGTACATGTCAAATCCGGAGATAAAGTAGTGGTACTTTCTGGTAAAGATAAAGGAAAACAAGGTAAAATTTTAACTGTTTTCCCAAAGGAAAGTAGAGTTATTGTAGAAGGTGTAAATATAGTAAAAAGACATACAAAACCAAACCGCCAAAATCAACAAGGTGGTATCATTGAGAAGGAAGCTCCTATTAACAGTTCAAATGTGATGTTAGTATGTCCTCGTTGTAATAAACCAACCCGTATTGCAAAGAAATTTTTACAAGACGGCCAAAAAGTACGTCAATGTAAAAAATGCAATGAGGTTATCGATAAGTAA
- the rplN gene encoding 50S ribosomal protein L14, producing the protein MIQQQTMLNVADNSGARKLMCIRVLGGSKRRFANIGDIIVCSVKEATPGGVVKKGDVVKAVVVRSKYGIRRNDGSYIKFDENAAVIINDAKNPRGTRIFGPVARELRDKDFMKIVSLAPEVI; encoded by the coding sequence ATGATTCAACAACAGACAATGTTGAATGTTGCCGACAACTCCGGAGCCCGTAAACTGATGTGTATCAGGGTATTAGGAGGATCCAAACGTCGTTTTGCTAACATCGGTGATATAATAGTGTGTTCTGTTAAAGAAGCAACACCCGGAGGTGTTGTAAAAAAAGGTGATGTAGTTAAGGCAGTAGTAGTTCGTTCTAAATACGGTATTCGCCGTAATGACGGTTCATATATCAAATTTGATGAAAATGCTGCTGTAATAATAAACGATGCAAAGAACCCAAGAGGTACAAGGATTTTCGGACCTGTTGCCCGTGAGTTAAGGGATAAGGATTTTATGAAAATCGTTTCATTAGCTCCAGAAGTAATCTAA
- the rpsQ gene encoding 30S ribosomal protein S17, with translation MAERNFRKVRIGKVVSDKMDKTIVVAEETKVRHPLYGKMIKRTIKFKVHDENNQAGIGDIVKVMETRPLSKDKRYRLVEIVEKAK, from the coding sequence ATGGCAGAGCGTAATTTCCGTAAAGTTCGCATCGGAAAAGTGGTTAGTGACAAAATGGATAAAACCATTGTCGTTGCTGAAGAAACAAAAGTCCGCCATCCCCTTTATGGAAAAATGATTAAAAGAACCATTAAGTTTAAAGTCCATGATGAGAACAACCAAGCTGGAATTGGCGATATAGTAAAAGTAATGGAGACACGTCCATTAAGTAAAGATAAAAGATATCGTTTAGTAGAAATTGTAGAAAAAGCTAAATAG
- the rpmC gene encoding 50S ribosomal protein L29, translating to MKAKEIRELTPKELNEKLDSLKTELFNLRFQLATGQLENPMRIRQVRKDIARIKTIIRERELKINAN from the coding sequence ATGAAAGCTAAGGAAATCAGAGAGTTAACCCCAAAAGAGTTGAATGAGAAGCTTGATAGCTTAAAAACCGAGTTATTTAACTTAAGATTCCAGCTTGCTACTGGTCAGTTGGAAAACCCAATGCGTATCCGTCAAGTGAGAAAAGATATTGCTCGGATTAAAACAATAATTCGGGAAAGAGAATTAAAGATTAATGCCAACTAG
- the rplP gene encoding 50S ribosomal protein L16 produces MLMPKRVKYRRPHRGGIKGKSKGGNQIDFGEYGLQALEPSWITNRQIEAARIAMTRYIKRGGKVWIKIFPHKAITQKPAEVRMGSGKGSPEKWVAVVKPGRIMFELAGVTEEVAREAMRLAMHKLPIKCKFVKREELGGENHES; encoded by the coding sequence ATGTTAATGCCTAAAAGAGTTAAATACCGCAGACCACATCGTGGTGGTATTAAAGGTAAATCTAAAGGTGGAAACCAAATAGATTTCGGTGAATACGGTTTACAAGCCCTTGAACCATCCTGGATCACTAACAGACAAATTGAAGCTGCCCGTATCGCTATGACCCGTTATATTAAGAGGGGCGGTAAAGTTTGGATTAAAATTTTCCCACACAAGGCTATAACTCAAAAACCTGCAGAGGTAAGGATGGGTTCTGGTAAAGGTTCACCAGAAAAGTGGGTTGCAGTTGTAAAACCTGGTAGAATAATGTTTGAATTGGCAGGTGTTACTGAAGAGGTAGCAAGGGAAGCTATGAGACTAGCTATGCATAAACTACCTATTAAATGTAAGTTCGTAAAAAGGGAAGAATTAGGTGGTGAAAACCATGAAAGCTAA